The following is a genomic window from Nitrosomonas communis.
TGACTGCCATACCCTCCATACGGATTATTGATTGAATCTGGCGAGTAAGGAATAACCGGACGACCATAAGGGTTAGACGTTGAATTTGGATCGTATCTCTCGGTGCTCAAATTACCTAAATATTTACCAGTTTCTCGGTCAATCGAATAGGGTGGATCTGCAAATGAAAGGCTTGTTAATGCACCCAGAATGAGTCCAGCGGAGATTTTCATAAACTTCATTTGCCTCGCTATACTTGTTAATAGTTACAAGATCCACTTCTACGAGGCCTAAAAGCCCAACATAACACCGACATTCCCCGTGTTAATACCCATGAATAAATGACCCGGTGCTACGCCATATGCAGGTGCAGGTACAGGTGCGTATGGATAGTATGGTCGGTTGTAATAAACATTTGCTGGAGGAACGGGTGGATAGTAAGGTTGGCCGTAATAAATATTCCGTTGATAGTAATGATTTTGCCCATGGTGAAGATGCTTATGCTTATGGTGATGATGGTGATGCCCATGATGATGGTGATGGCCTCTTCCAGCTTCAGTCACCACGGGAGTAGCTAAAACAACACTCAACAATATTCCGGATAATAATTTTACTGATGTGTTAGTTTTAGTTATTGTTTTCATGTTAAGTCCCCTTGATTTTTGTGGAGCAGAACTTCTTCTGTTGGTATCAACTTTATACTGGAGAACATGAATAGAAACTGAACAATCTGAGAAGAATAAAAGTGGGATTACATGTACCTTGTTAGGTAAAGATTAGGAGGTTTACTATTTTTAAAATAATACGCTTTTTTATTCCTGTTTGGTGAAGTGGGTGTAATTTATATAGTTCCTGCAAATTTATTTATATTAAATTATTAACTTGTCCACAGTTTCTGTGGATAACTATGTGTGTAAGTTGTAAATACTGATGCTAAGATGGTTATTTATAATAATCTTTTTTAGATCGATTAAACTTTGTGCATATAAAAATATTATTTATATTCAATGTATTATCGATGTGTATTTATATATTGACTACTCCAATGATTTTGGTTGATATAAATTGCTTCTTAGAAAATAGTGTGGATTATTTTAAATTGTCAAGAGATCAATCGCACGCACACTTCTATTCAAAATATTAAGATTTAGGTTGTACAAAGAAGAGCTTGGAAATTCTTCAGCAATTGTGAATCAACAAATGAGCGTTACTTTTTTTATGTTTAATAAGGGATCTGGTATATACACACACTAACTTGGTAACGCTCTCTATAGTTCATCTTAGCAAAGCTGAAGAGTCGCTATACCTTGTTTCTGTGCACGGTCATGTGTAGAAATCAGATTCCCTTTCATATCGTATGTCTTACTCAAGTCGTAGGCATAGTTGATACGAAAGCCAACAGCTTCCCCGAAGAAATCAAATAATTTCTTCAATCTCTCCTCACTGTTTACCTCTTTAATCACATTTTAGGAGAAGTCATTCTATTTCTAAATCAAAACTGATAATCCTCTAGCCAGCCTCCTCGCAGCCAGTTGTTAAACTGGCTGCTGCAAAAACGATGAGGAGACTGAGATGCAACATTACTGCGGAATTGATTTACATTCAAATAATCATGTAGTGGTAGTCATTGACGAAGAAGACAAGCGCGTGTTTGAGAAGCGGTTAAGTAATGATTTATCGCTCACACTTCAAGCACTGAAGTGGTACCCAAAAACTGTACAGGTTGTTAAGCTCTGGCAGAATTAAAAAGGAGCTTAATAACAATGAGTAAAAAGCGCATACAATATTCGAGCG
Proteins encoded in this region:
- a CDS encoding IS110 family transposase, whose translation is MQHYCGIDLHSNNHVVVVIDEEDKRVFEKRLSNDLSLTLQALKWYPKTVQVVKLWQN